One Thermococcus kodakarensis KOD1 genomic window carries:
- a CDS encoding polysaccharide deacetylase family protein, whose product MGQVILTFDVEQDCPPFASSTRGMEEGLPLVMDLLEDSGIKGTFLFTGRMAEKFPELARRAAKKHELGCHGLEHERFDRLPGEEVRRRLSEAREILSRFGKVVSFRAPNFQFPDDHYPILKELGFLVDSTKAKHKGWRRGVTEISGLLEVPATTTSIVTRLPWTLQKPFHKRFEDPIVYIFHPWEFVRMSKRLRPDCWFGTGKSALENLRRLIEFHISRDAEFLTLREFYHEYQKLKREGEL is encoded by the coding sequence ATGGGTCAAGTTATCCTCACGTTTGATGTCGAGCAGGACTGTCCGCCGTTTGCTTCGTCCACCAGAGGGATGGAAGAAGGCCTGCCTCTGGTCATGGACCTCCTGGAGGACAGCGGAATCAAAGGGACGTTTCTATTTACTGGAAGAATGGCAGAAAAGTTCCCCGAACTCGCCAGAAGAGCAGCCAAAAAACATGAACTCGGGTGCCATGGACTTGAACATGAAAGGTTTGACAGACTCCCCGGGGAAGAGGTTAGACGCCGGCTTTCTGAAGCGAGAGAGATCCTCTCCCGGTTTGGAAAAGTCGTTTCCTTCAGAGCGCCCAACTTCCAGTTTCCAGATGACCACTATCCAATACTTAAAGAGCTCGGATTTTTAGTTGATTCAACGAAGGCAAAGCACAAGGGCTGGCGAAGAGGAGTCACAGAGATTTCGGGCCTGCTCGAAGTCCCAGCAACTACGACGTCCATAGTTACCCGCCTTCCGTGGACACTGCAAAAGCCCTTCCACAAACGCTTCGAAGACCCAATCGTTTACATATTCCATCCGTGGGAATTCGTGAGAATGAGCAAGAGGCTCAGGCCGGACTGCTGGTTTGGGACTGGCAAAAGTGCCCTTGAAAACCTCCGCAGGCTGATAGAATTCCACATTTCAAGGGACGCCGAGTTTCTTACCCTTAGGGAATTCTACCACGAATACCAAAAGCTTAAACGTGAAGGGGAACTATGA